CAAGATATCCACTTCAATATTCACAAAACTCTGAACACTGCGATTTCTTAAAACCGTGTTTTCCCAAGTATGTGGAATGATTGATAGTTGAAATGATGAATCGGCCTTAAAGACATCGGCCACAGTTAGTGAAATCCCATCAATTGTTATTGATCCTTCTTTCACAATATATTTCATTTGCTTTGAATTTACTTTAATCGTTACAAGATAGTTATTACCTCGACTTTGAATTTGAATAATTTGGCCAACATCATTGACGTGACCTTGAACGATATGACCACCTAGTCGATCACTTGCACGAAGTGCCAACTCTAAGTTTACCTCTTCACCAGACCTAAGACTTCCAAGAGTCGTCTTATCCAAACTCGTATGTACTGTTTGTACAACAAAAGTAGAGTCCGTAACCTTCACGGCCGTCTGACAAGCGCCATTAATTGCAACTGAATCATCAATTGCAATTTCAGGGAGTAGCTCTTTAGAGCTTACTTCAATAAGTTTCCCCTCAGCATTTGAGCGAACACTTACAACTTTTCCAATTTCTTTTACTAGTCCAGTAAACACTATGACCTCGTATCAATCTCAAACATTGCTTGAGATCCTATATTTTTAACTTCTACATTTTTGAAATTTAAAGCATCGGCCATTGAGTCCAGTTGCTCATCATAATAACCAATACCATTTCCTAAAATCTTAGGTGCAACGAAGATTGTCATTTTATCCGCTAACTTCTTCTTTAAAATAGTCGAAGCAAGCATTCCTCCACCTTCTACTAGAATTGATTGAACGCCGATGGCCTTTAGTTGTGCCATGGCATCTTCGATAACAATTTCATTACTATCACACTTAGCAAATACAATTCGTATTTGTTTTTCAGTAAAGAACTTCACAACATCATCAGGTGCAGATTGATAGTCTGCTCCCGTAGTAACAATTATCGTTTTCTTCGTGTGCTGATCATTGAATACTTTTGAAAGTGGGTCCATCTTAGAAATAGAGCCCATTACAATTCGATATGGAATTTTCCCATTATCATCAAGGCCAAAACGAATATTTAAGCTTGGATCATCGTTGTTAAGAGTCTTACGACCAACCATGACACCGTCATATCTTTTTCTAAAAGCGTGAACCATCTTGCGGGCACTTTCATCTGTGATCCATTTCGAATCACCTGTCATTGTAGATAGCTTTCCATCAAGAGTTTGAGCAAGTTTTAAATGAACAAATGGTAACTTACTTTGCATAGATTTAAAGAAAACACGATTAAGCTCTTTTGATTCTTCTTCAAGCACGCCAACCTTGCACTCAATTCCTGCAGCTTCTAAAATCTTAATTCCATTTCCAGCAACCTGTGGATTTGGATCAAGGCAGGCGACAACAACACGTGCAAAACCATGTTTTAATAATTCATGTGCACATGGAGGTGTTCTTTTATTTGTGTGACAACATGGCTCAAGCGTTACATAAATAGTTGCGCCTTTAAGTTCGGCCTTTTGATCTACGGCCACGTCAGAGATTGCCTCAGGTTCTGCATGTGGAAGCCCGGCCTTTTTATGCCAACCTTTTCCAAGTACAATCCCATCTTTTACAATCACAGCACCAACCATCGGATTGGGAGAAGTTGTTCCCTCACCCAATTTCGCTAAATTAAGCGCCATTTGCATATAAGCAATATCTCTAGAAGCCTGATTTTCCATGCCTTTTCATAACATATCTGGCCATAACTCGCACTCATTTATTAGGTACGTCGATACTTTTGACAATACTGGGCCCATAGAACCGAACCAATTAGATTATATATAATATTAATAACTTAGAAACCGTTCTACTTCTTTACACCCTATAAATAAATTTCACTAAGAAGCAATAATTCTCAATTATTAGCTAAATTAGTTTCATGAACAAGTTAATCGCACCACTTATTTTAATCTTAGCTTTCTCGATGGCCTCGTGCTCAAAGGATAGCCAGAAGATCCTAAACTCCAATATACCAAATACGACTCAGTTGGAACCAACAGATAGTAATTCGGACAAAGTCATTCTTAATGCCAAGGTTGGAAATTTCTGCGAAGGCCATGAGTGCCCAGACGGGATTATTGCAGTTAAAACAAACGACAAATCAGTAACTTGTGCCGGTATAGTCGAGTCAGCAACAGAAGTTCTGATCTCACAAAACTGCGCCGAAGCAAGCAACACATTTCATATCCAAACAACGGCCGGAGAAATAATCAAGGTCACATCAGTTGAAGAAGTGCTATCGAACGAATTTAACGACAAAGTTCTTAAACTTACTACTTCCAAAGAATTGGAAACTCTAGCAACAATCTCAATTCCAGACCCTGATAATAATTCGGTTGAGCTATTAAGCTTTGATAAATTTGGAGTCCTTACAAAACAATCATGTGAACTTACATACGCCTCACTTGCTTACGCTAACTCATTCGATAACGAATCCCAACTTCTTAACATCAAAAATTGTGATGGTGTTAAAGATGGCGCACTCATTTCTCAAGACGGAAATGTGATTGGTTTTCTAACTAAGAAGCATGAAGAGATTGCGTTGTATGAGGGGGTTTCGCTGAATGGAACCATTACGACTGAATCAATAACTTCAAAAATAGATTCATTAAGTTTAAATTATGATAATAATGATGCACTTGTATTAGGCTTATATGCATCTGTAATTCCACTTATGGAAGGTGAATATAGTAATCAGGAGATTATCTTTAATGAGAAGAACTTCACATTTGAAGTGAATACTTTATGTCTAAATAAAGAATTAGAAGAAGCTTATGAAGATGAAAAGATAAAAATAGTTTTTAATAATGATATATATGAATTTAATGAAAGATCGAAAATTAAAGTTCTAAAAAACATAGCCTATATACCAATGAAGTATAGCCTAGTAGCGGACTTCAACCAATCACTAGGTGAGTTTAATAAGAGCCATAAGCATATTATATACAGCGGTAGTATAAACGAATTAGCACAAGCAAATAACTATTCTAACATTAACAAAACTGAAAATATTTTTTATATTATTACACCTGTAAATGACGATCGTTATAAGACTAAAAACATCGATTTTTGCAAATAAAAAAGGGGCTCAAGGCCCCTAGATTAATAATTAAAATCTTCTATTTTATAATTTTTAAATTTTACCTTAGTTAATATTCTTCTTTTCAATATATTCGCAGACATGTTCTTTCTAGCTCTTTTAACATTAAAAGAAACATCTTCAACTTCAATTTGCTTATTTTTATAACTATCGATTAGTTCAATATTTTCAACACTAAGTACTCTAGATTTAGTTTTAAGTAACCATCTGTCAGAAAGTGAATCGAACTTAAAGTCACCCGAATTAAGAGATTTTAAATCATCACCTGATCTTTCTTCAACTTCAATAATAGGTAAAGTTCTCCAATCATCAGTTAAATCTCCTGTTCCTCTCCATACACCACCAAGGTCTCCTGTACCAGCAAATATAATATTTGAAAGTAACATTATTAAATATAATTTTTTACACATAATATATCCTTATAGTTTTTTTAGTAATGATGAATAAGCAACTAGGTCTGTTCCAAAATTATCTGGATTCATCATTATTTTTTTCATTTTATAATCATATTCTTCAGTCAATTCTCTTAACTCAGGCAGAACTTTTTCTAAGTTTAAAGATTCAACCCATAAAGACCTAGAGCACTTTTTATTTCTTTGTGTCAAACTAAACTCTTCAGCCAACTCTTTATAAATTAACTCATTAACCTTATTTGCAGAATAACCACTCATTCTTAAGTCACTATCAGAGAGAAAGAATCTTCCATTCTTATTTATAAAAACTCCATCTGCCGCAAGCTTCATAAAAGTTTTATGACCTTCACGACCATAATCTTGAAGTACTTCATTCTCTACTAAACCTGCTGCTGAACTCGCTTTTAACATCATCTTATAAGTAAGTTGCTCTTGAAAATACTTTTCAATATCTTTATCGTGAGCTTCAAGTTTAGTTACATCCTGAAAATACCCATACAAACTCTCATGCACCTCAGGGAAGTATTCCCTCACAAATTCCGCAGTCTCTTTTTTTGAGCACAGGCCATTTAGGACTGTGACACAAATGTCGAGACCAGGGTTTTTAACATCACCCATTTCAAGGCGATGAAATGTTGAAGGCGGAAGCCCAAGCCTTCTAGCAATTTGATTGCTACTTAAGCGGGAATGCTCTTTTTTGTACTTTCTGATCTTGTCCCGCAAAACTTCGTTTACCGAAGGTCTTTCTAGAAAAACCTTATCCATTTTGCTCTCCTCTCTCTAAATTATCCCAAAGTTGTTTAGTAGTTCTTCATACACCATAATCCAATAGAATTTATGAACACTGTAAAAACTATTAATAAAAATTATTGTTAAGCATTTGATGAGACATAAATAAAATTTCATAAGTGAAATTTCTCGAATTTTTCATAAATGAAATGAATTATTTCAAAATGGAATGTGGTACATCGATACTTTTCGATAAATCAGTAAGTTAGCTTGAAATCCAGCATGTAAACTTTATCACCAATTCAAATTTCAATAACTTAACTATATTCCAAACATCAAACTGAACCGAATGATTCATAATTTATCTGAAAACACGGATTTTAGGTCCTTAATGCCATCTAACACTCGAGAATATCGAAAAGTATCGACGTACCTCTTACCCTTAATTATATTTTCGATAATTTAGAGATGACCTCTAGATAATTGTCTTTATTAACAACATAGGTTTTTGATTCAGGATATAGCCTGGAGAAAGCCTCAAGACCTTTCAAGCTACGAGATTTTTTGTATTTTGCTTCAATTGCATGAATCGTCTTTCCTTCTTGATAAATAAAGTCTACTTCTGCATTTCTTTCTCGCCAATAATAGACCTCACCAGGCAGCTTTAAAAGTTCTTGTAAAACAGATATTTCAAATGCATGGCCATAATATTCATCATCACAATCTAGATCCAATGCAGAGGAAAATAGTGAGGGGGCCAATGGAAATAGCTTAGGTGAAGATGACTTTTTTTTAAGTGCCTTATTCGAAAACTTTTGTAGTGATTTAATAAGAAAAGCTTTCTCAAAAAGTTGAATATAATTTTTAACAAGATCAGTATTACCTTTATCTTGGAGCTGACCTAGTAGCTTTGTATAACTAATCTCTTGAGCGGCATAGCTGCAAATTAAATCAAATGACTGTCTAAAAAGTGCAGGTGATTTTACATGTGTAAATGAAAGAATATCTTTACTTACAACTGCATCGACAATTGAATTTTTTATATAATGGAGCCAATCTCTTTTCGAGCCCAGTAAAACATAAGATCCAGGATAACCTCCGTATTTAAGGTAATCAGAAAAACTAATATCAATGAGCTTTAAAGTTTCAGGATAGCTCCAGTGATTAAAATGATGAAGATAAAATCTGCCTGCCAAGCTCTCAGACAATCCACGGTGAAGATCTAAAGAGCTAGAACCAAGAACAACAACCCTCATCGTCCCTTTTTCCCGATACTCCCATAATTCCTTCAAAGCTTCTGCCCAATTTTCAACTTTTTGAATTTCATCAATAATTAAAAGCTCAACGCCAGCATTAATAGCATTATTATAATTAACTTTTAACCATTCTGGAGAGCGAGAGATCTCACCATCAGCTGTAGTATAGAATGAATTATATGAAACATTTTCTGCAATTTGTTTCACAGACGTCGTTTTACCAACTTGCCTAGGCCCAATAATGACGTGGATTAGATCATTAAGCACTTCAAGCTTATCGATCACTTCTTGATTTATATCACGAACTATTATCTTCATAACGAAAGATTAACACAAAATACTAGACCATACTAGTAAAAACAATAGAGCCTTCTAGCATAATGTAAAACCTAGTAAAAACAGTAAGATAGAAAGATAAAAAAGCGTCAAATTATATAACACCCTCTAAATAAAATTCACTAAGCAACAACTTGATCAAATATTTCGCTAAATTAGCTTCATGAACAAGTTAATCGCACCACTTATTTTAATCTTAGCTTTCTCGATGGCCTCGTGCTCAAAGGATGCACAAAAGGTCTTAAGCTCCAACACACCAAACACAAATCAGTTGGAACCAACAGATAGTAATTCGGACAAAGTCATTCTTAATGCCAAGGTTGGAAATTTCTGCGAAGGCCATGAGTGCCCAGACGGGATTATTGCAGTTAAAACAAACGACAAATCAGTAACTTGTGCCGGTATAGTCGAGTCAGCAACAGAAGTTCTGATCTCACAAAACTGCGCCGAAGCAAGCAACACATTTCATATCCAAACAACGGCCGGAGAAATAATCAAGGTCACATCAGTTGAAGAAGTGCTATCGAACGAATTTAACGACAAAGTTCTTAAACTTACTACTGCCAAAGAATTGGAAACTCTAGCAACAATCTCAATTCCAGACCCTGATAATAATTCAGTTGAGCTATTAAGCTTTGATAAATTTGGAGTCCTTACAAAACAATCATGTGAACTTACATACGCCTCACTTGCTTACGCTAACTCATTCGATAACGAATCCCAACTTCTTAACATCAAAAATTGTGATGGTGTTAAAGATGGCGCACTCATTTCTCAAGACGGAAATGTGATTGGTTTTCTAACTAAGAAGCATGAAGAGATTGCGTTGTATGAGGGTGTTAGTCTTGAGGGTGAAAAAGTTGAAATTGATATAATATCTAAGATTGATAATATAACTATAAATCTTGATTCTTCAGACGCTTTCGCTATTGGAATGTTTGCTATGGAATATCCGCTAATGGAACTTGAAGACTCATTACTTGAAATTAACTTTATTAAACCAAATAGATTCGTAACTAAAACGAAATGTTTTACAAAAGCACCTCAAAGTACAAGTATTGATTCTAACTATTACATCAATTTTGATAATAATATTTTTGAAATAAATGAAAAGACAACTTTATCTTCTATTAGTCATAGAGCCTATATCGTACGCTCAGATATTTTCATTTTTAATAATGCTGGTTTTAAAGATTATGATTACTACCTCTACGATGGTGATATTGAAGATATTAAGTTGGACTTTTCAAAAACTGAAATCGATGGTCCTATTCTTAGAAGCTTTAATGACAACAAAACGAGACAAGAAAGAATCAAATATCTATATAACCCTAAAACTTTTAACAAATATGACTTAGAATTCTGTAAATAAAAAAGGAGAGGTAAAACCTCTCCTACTTTCAATATTTAAAATCATCAAACTTATAATCCTTAAACTTAACTTTCATTTTCAATCTTTTTTCTAAAAGCTTTGCTGGAACTTTGTTTTTATACTTATTTTTAAAATCATTAGAAACGTTTAGCACTTCTGTTTGCTTATCTGTGTACATATCAACCATTTCAATACTGTCTACACTAAGTACTCTTGTCTTAGTCTTCAATATCCATCTATTTAAATAAGAATCATAACTATAATCTCCAATATTCCATTTATCTTTATCAAAGTCATAGATTTCTTTTATTCTTTCAATTGGTAAGGTATTTGAATTTCCACCTGTTTCTCCTACTAAGCTTAAATTCAATGCATTAACATTAATAAATTGAAATACAGCTATAAAACTTAAAATTATCTTTTTCATATTATTTTCCTATTTAACATGTCTTATTAAATTATTTATTAAAACGACGTCATTACCTTTATACTCTTCTTTGTTCATTATTCTTCGAATCTGATATATATACTCATCCGTTAACTGTGTGAATTCTGAACTAACCTTCTTCAAGTCAACAGAAGCATACCAAGTATTTCTAAGAGTACTAACAGGGGAACCTAGTTCATTTATTTCATTACACATATCTGTGTGAACAAAAGTTAATAACTTATTCAACGTAAAATCTGATAATAGTCCGCTATCCTTTGAAGCATAAAAATTGCCATTTTTATTTGTAAGAATCCCTTTTGCAGCAAGCTTCATAAACTTTGCATGCCCTTTACGTCCATATTCTTGCAAAACATAATTCTCAGATAAGCCTGCCTTTGTTGTCGCAAGAATCATCATTCTATATGTTGA
The DNA window shown above is from Bacteriovorax sp. BAL6_X and carries:
- a CDS encoding riboflavin synthase encodes the protein MFTGLVKEIGKVVSVRSNAEGKLIEVSSKELLPEIAIDDSVAINGACQTAVKVTDSTFVVQTVHTSLDKTTLGSLRSGEEVNLELALRASDRLGGHIVQGHVNDVGQIIQIQSRGNNYLVTIKVNSKQMKYIVKEGSITIDGISLTVADVFKADSSFQLSIIPHTWENTVLRNRSVQSFVNIEVDILGKYIENLLFNGARRSNGASTQNLESFLND
- the ribD gene encoding bifunctional diaminohydroxyphosphoribosylaminopyrimidine deaminase/5-amino-6-(5-phosphoribosylamino)uracil reductase RibD, producing MENQASRDIAYMQMALNLAKLGEGTTSPNPMVGAVIVKDGIVLGKGWHKKAGLPHAEPEAISDVAVDQKAELKGATIYVTLEPCCHTNKRTPPCAHELLKHGFARVVVACLDPNPQVAGNGIKILEAAGIECKVGVLEEESKELNRVFFKSMQSKLPFVHLKLAQTLDGKLSTMTGDSKWITDESARKMVHAFRKRYDGVMVGRKTLNNDDPSLNIRFGLDDNGKIPYRIVMGSISKMDPLSKVFNDQHTKKTIIVTTGADYQSAPDDVVKFFTEKQIRIVFAKCDSNEIVIEDAMAQLKAIGVQSILVEGGGMLASTILKKKLADKMTIFVAPKILGNGIGYYDEQLDSMADALNFKNVEVKNIGSQAMFEIDTRS
- a CDS encoding helix-turn-helix domain-containing protein, with amino-acid sequence MDKVFLERPSVNEVLRDKIRKYKKEHSRLSSNQIARRLGLPPSTFHRLEMGDVKNPGLDICVTVLNGLCSKKETAEFVREYFPEVHESLYGYFQDVTKLEAHDKDIEKYFQEQLTYKMMLKASSAAGLVENEVLQDYGREGHKTFMKLAADGVFINKNGRFFLSDSDLRMSGYSANKVNELIYKELAEEFSLTQRNKKCSRSLWVESLNLEKVLPELRELTEEYDYKMKKIMMNPDNFGTDLVAYSSLLKKL
- a CDS encoding ATP-binding protein — its product is MKIIVRDINQEVIDKLEVLNDLIHVIIGPRQVGKTTSVKQIAENVSYNSFYTTADGEISRSPEWLKVNYNNAINAGVELLIIDEIQKVENWAEALKELWEYREKGTMRVVVLGSSSLDLHRGLSESLAGRFYLHHFNHWSYPETLKLIDISFSDYLKYGGYPGSYVLLGSKRDWLHYIKNSIVDAVVSKDILSFTHVKSPALFRQSFDLICSYAAQEISYTKLLGQLQDKGNTDLVKNYIQLFEKAFLIKSLQKFSNKALKKKSSSPKLFPLAPSLFSSALDLDCDDEYYGHAFEISVLQELLKLPGEVYYWRERNAEVDFIYQEGKTIHAIEAKYKKSRSLKGLEAFSRLYPESKTYVVNKDNYLEVISKLSKI
- a CDS encoding helix-turn-helix domain-containing protein — encoded protein: MDKVFLERPSVNEVLRDKIRKYKKEHSRLSSNQIARRLGLPPSTFHRLEMGDVKNPGLDICVTVLNGLCSKKETAEFVREYFPEVHESLYGHFQESQTLEAFDESEERYFHDNSTYRMMILATTKAGLSENYVLQEYGRKGHAKFMKLAAKGILTNKNGNFYASKDSGLLSDFTLNKLLTFVHTDMCNEINELGSPVSTLRNTWYASVDLKKVSSEFTQLTDEYIYQIRRIMNKEEYKGNDVVLINNLIRHVK